One Diabrotica virgifera virgifera chromosome 3, PGI_DIABVI_V3a genomic window carries:
- the LOC126882339 gene encoding uncharacterized protein LOC126882339 — MSEREASRIFNIPRATISYRKSEKFHNKITHGPDPFLSKDEEEQLKRWIFHCQNRGFPVRVDDIKDSVKSFLESYPRVNPFVENRPGRTWLSEFLKRNPNISLRTSEGVTSASSNINQRDITKWFDNIKSYLDKKGISDVLQDPTRIFNGDETCFYLCPKNKKVLAMKGSRNIYEIEHNPKVNLSYVHIFCNRQYFTSYDNLSP; from the coding sequence ATGAGTGAGCGAGAAGCCTCAAGAATTTTTAATATTCCCAGAGCCACCATAAGTTACCggaaaagtgaaaaatttcatAACAAGATAACGCATGGACCAGATCCATTTCTATCGAAGGATGAAGAGGAACAACTGAAACGCTGGATTTTTCATTGTCAAAATAGAGGATTTCCTGTTCGTGTTGACGACATTAAGGACTCCGTTAAATCATTTTTAGAGAGTTACCCTAGAGTTAATCCATTTGTTGAAAATAGACCAGGTAGAACATGGCTATCAGAATTTCTAAAGCGCAATCCCAACATTTCGCTAAGGACTTCAGAGGGAGTGACATCAGCAAGTTCAAACATTAACCAAAGAGATATTACCAAATGGTTTGACAACATAAAATCTTATCTAGATAAAAAAGGAATTTCAGACGTTCTTCAAGACCCAACAAGAATATTTAATGGTGACGAGACATGTTTTTATTTATGTcccaaaaataaaaaggttttggcTATGAAGGGTTCCAGAAACATCTATGAAATTGAACATAACCCAAAGGTTAACTTAAGTTATGTTCACATTTTCTgcaataggcaatattttacctcCTATGATAATTTATCCCCATAA